A region of Ochotona princeps isolate mOchPri1 chromosome 2, mOchPri1.hap1, whole genome shotgun sequence DNA encodes the following proteins:
- the AHCYL1 gene encoding S-adenosylhomocysteine hydrolase-like protein 1, whose translation MSVPDAMPLPGVGEELKQAKEIEDAEKYSFMATVTKAPKKQIQFADDMQEFTKFPTKTGRRSLSRSISQSSTDSYSSAASYTDSSDDEVSPREKQQTNSKGSSNFCVKNIKQAEFGRREIEIAEQDMSALISLRKRAQGEKPLAGAKIVGCTHITAQTAVLIETLCALGAQCRWSACNIYSTQNEVAAALAEAGVAVFAWKGESEDDFWWCIDRCVNMDGWQANMILDDGGDLTHWVYKKYPNVFKKIRGIVEESVTGVHRLYQLSKAGKLCVPAMNVNDSVTKQKFDNLYCCRESILDGLKRTTDVMFGGKQVVVCGYGEVGKGCCAALKALGAIVYITEIDPICALQACMDGFRVVKLNEVIRQVDVVITCTGNKNVVTREHLDRMKNSCIVCNMGHSNTEIDVTSLRTPELTWERVRSQVDHVIWPDGKRVVLLAEGRLLNLSCSTVPTFVLSITATTQALALIELYNAPEGRYKQDVYLLPKKMDEYVASLHLPSFDAHLTELTDDQAKYLGLNKNGPFKPNYYRY comes from the exons CAAATCCAGTTTGCTGATGACATGCAGGAGTTCACCAAGTTCCCTACCAAGACTGGCCGAAGGTCTCTGTCTCGCTCCATCTCACAGTCCTCCACTGACAGCTACAGTTCAG ctgcatCCTACACAGACAGCTCTGATGATGAGGTTTCCCCACGGGAGAAACAGCAGACCAACTCGAAGGGCAGCAGCAACTTCTGTGTGAAGAACATCAAGCAGGCGGAATTCGGACGCCGAGAGATTGAGATTGCGGAGCAAG ACATGTCTGCTCTGATTTCACTCAGGAAACGTGCTCAGGGGGAGAAGCCCTTGGCTGGTGCTAAAATAGTGGGCTGTACGCACATCACGGCCCAGACAGCG GTGTTGATTGAGACGCTCTGTGCCTTGGGAGCTCAGTGCCGCTGGTCTGCTTGCAACATCTACTCAACTCAGAATGAAGTAGCTGCGGCCCTGGCAGAGGCTG GAGTCGCAGTGTTTGCTTGGAAAGGCGAGTCGGAAGATGACTTCTGGTGGTGCATTGACCGCTGCGTGAACATGGATGGGTGGCAGGCCAACATG ATCCTGGATGATGGGGGAGACTTAACCCACTGGGTTTATAAGAAGTATCCAAACGTGTTTAAGAAGATCCGAGGCATTGTGGAAGAGAGCGTGACTGGTGTTCACAG GCTATATCAGCTCTCCAAAGCTGGGAAGCTCTGTGTTCCAGCCATGAATGTCAACGATTCTGTTACCAAACAGAAGTTTGATAACTTGTACTGCTGCCGAGAATCCATTCTGGATGG CCTGAAGAGGACCACAGATGTGATGTTTGGTGGGAAACAAGTGGTGGTGTGTGGCTATGGTGAG GTGGGGAAGGGTTGCTGCGCCGCTCTCAAGGCCCTTGGAGCGATTGTCTACATCACAGAAATCGACCCCATCTGTGCCCTGCAGGCCTG CATGGATGGATTCAGGGTGGTGAAGCTAAATGAAGTCATCCGACAAGTTGACGTTGTAATAACTTGTACAG gaaataaaaatgtggTAACACGGGAGCACCTGGATCGCATGAAAAACAGTTGCATCGTCTGCAATATGGGCCACTCCAACACTGAAATCGATGTG ACCAGCCTCCGCACTCCTGAGCTGACATGGGAGCGAGTGCGTTCCCAGGTAGACCATGTCATCTGGCCAGATGGCAAGCGCGTCGTCCTCCTGGCAGAG GGTCGTCTTCTCAATTTGAGCTGCTCCACAGTTCCCACCTTTGTTCTGTCCATCACAGCTACAACACAG GCTTTGGCACTGATAGAACTCTATAATGCACCCGAGGGTCGATACAAACAAGATGTATACCTGCTTCCTAAGAAAATGG ATGAGTACGTTGCCAGCTTGCACCTGCCATCATTTGATGCCCACTTGACAGAGCTGACAGATGACCAAGCAAAATATCTGGGACTCAACAAAAACGGGCCATTCAAACCCAACTACTACAG ATACTAA